The Sulfurospirillum halorespirans DSM 13726 genome has a window encoding:
- a CDS encoding SDR family oxidoreductase — MSFNLELTGRRALVTGGTKGIGAAVVESLHHAGMIVVAAARSIPDTVASDIIYIAADLTTAEGCQTVTKAVLDRLGGVDVIVNVLGGSSAPVGGCLALNDGEWEAAINQNLMPAVRIDRGLIPSMIAQGSGVIIHVTSIQHELPLPESTTAYAAAKAALSTYSKSLSKEITPKGIRVVRVSPGWVETEAAVQLAERLADQAETDYEGGKKIIMDALGGIPLGRPARTQEVADLITFLVSPRAASITGTEYVIDGGTVPTA; from the coding sequence GTGAGCTTCAACCTTGAACTCACGGGTCGCAGGGCTCTTGTGACAGGTGGCACAAAAGGGATTGGTGCGGCCGTCGTTGAGTCACTGCATCATGCGGGGATGATAGTCGTAGCAGCGGCACGTTCGATCCCTGACACGGTAGCTTCTGACATCATCTACATAGCGGCAGATCTTACGACGGCTGAGGGATGTCAAACTGTTACGAAAGCTGTTCTTGACCGCCTCGGAGGCGTTGACGTCATTGTCAACGTCCTCGGTGGTTCGAGCGCGCCAGTCGGCGGATGTTTAGCTCTCAATGACGGTGAATGGGAGGCTGCAATCAATCAAAATCTAATGCCTGCTGTGCGCATTGACAGAGGGTTGATTCCCTCCATGATTGCGCAAGGCTCAGGTGTCATCATTCATGTTACCTCCATACAACACGAACTGCCATTACCAGAGTCGACTACCGCTTATGCGGCAGCCAAGGCGGCGTTATCCACCTACAGCAAAAGTCTCTCAAAAGAGATTACACCAAAAGGTATCCGCGTGGTGCGTGTCTCTCCGGGTTGGGTTGAGACTGAGGCAGCTGTTCAGCTTGCCGAGCGGCTCGCAGATCAAGCTGAGACTGATTATGAGGGTGGAAAGAAGATCATCATGGACGCCTTAGGTGGCATTCCGCTTGGTCGCCCCGCTCGGACGCAAGAAGTGGCTGATCTCATCACGTTTCTGGTCTCCCCTCGCGCCGCATCCATAACAGGTACAGAATATGTGATTGATGGTGGGACTGTTCCTACAGCCTAA
- a CDS encoding nuclear transport factor 2 family protein, producing MMNKSLNLPQPIDAYFTADKGDGEAVAQCFTDNAVVKDEGNTYNGLAAIKQWKIDSSKKYTYTCVPFACEVKDGITMVTSRVEGNFPGSPVDLRYFFTLEGNKISSLEVIL from the coding sequence ATGATGAATAAGTCTCTCAATCTTCCACAACCCATCGACGCCTATTTCACCGCTGACAAAGGTGATGGTGAAGCTGTTGCCCAGTGTTTCACCGACAACGCCGTAGTAAAAGATGAAGGCAATACCTACAATGGTTTAGCCGCCATTAAACAATGGAAAATAGATTCTTCAAAGAAGTATACCTACACATGTGTGCCCTTTGCTTGTGAAGTAAAAGATGGTATAACAATGGTCACGAGTCGCGTTGAAGGTAACTTTCCTGGTAGCCCCGTTGACCTTCGCTATTTCTTTACCCTCGAAGGCAATAAGATATCGTCCCTTGAAGTCATCCTGTGA